One region of Parambassis ranga chromosome 21, fParRan2.1, whole genome shotgun sequence genomic DNA includes:
- the LOC114426419 gene encoding uncharacterized protein LOC114426419, whose product MNTCNFNLFFILTVRFIFYQSHGFHVIQPQNRTINPDNSVTISCEHDSTAPDSSVVDVRLYRINPNGQKFIIYQKGMKNSKNILMYSENSNKFIFIMLNNVPEAINATYECEITVQENEIDYTNRGKPTQLLHGEKKTEERCHPPPSFPPPRPQPPLLRWILIGLLALMFLYSTFITCFYIRLVMNINNDCEDSTYVEMRKTPVPRSQHYEIHAAYCS is encoded by the exons ATGAACACCTGCAACTTCaacctcttcttcatcctcaccGTGAGGTTCATCTTCTACCAAAGTCATG GTTTTCATGTGATCCAGCCACAGAATCGGACTATAAATCCAGACAACTCTGTTACCATCAGCTGTGAACATGACTCAACAGCACCTGACAGTTCAGTGGTAGATGTTCGACTCTACAGAATAAATCC GAATGGGCAGAAATTTATCATATATCAAAAGGGGATGAAAAACAGTAAGAACATCCTCATGTATTCAGAGAACTCCAACAAGTTTATTTTCATCATGCTCAACAATGTTCCAGAGGCAATAAATGCAACATATGAGTGTGAGATCACGGTGCAAGAAAATGAAATAGATTACACCAACAGAGGAAAGCCTACCCAACTACTGCATG gtgaaaagaaaacagaggagagatgCCACCCTCCCCCTTCATTTCCTCCACCCCGTccacagcctcctctgctcagatggattctgattggtctgCTGGCCCTGATGTTCCTGTACAGCACTTTCATCACCTGTTTCTACATCAGACTGGTGATG AACATCAACAATGACTGCGAGGACTCCACCTATGTGGAAATGAGAAAAACTCCTGTGCCAAGAAGTCAACACTATGAAATACACGCTGCTTATTGCTCTTAA
- the cd28 gene encoding cytotoxic T-lymphocyte protein 4 isoform X2, which translates to MNDYKAVKVMQPYSVVSTNGIAQIQCLTQPSHHRTQRKLDNQIPQYPYPDPEELRVTLLKGLHGNHEVCSSFLNLTEPSAMHAVRKGEMQCSATAKDGAVEVTVSGLKPTDTDIYRCQIHILYPPPYLQHNGNGTLIHVLDGADCSVPSAQRQNLHQGAEGEEDEPSEPVSVAVVGLVVAITCVLAIIIYFQTLQCLGRRREIFRAVPSVQHKVDPASFPHEIIV; encoded by the exons ATGAATGACTATAAAG CTGTGAAGGTGATGCAGCCCTACAGTGTGGTGAGCACAAATGGTATAGCCCAGATCCAGTGCCTCACCCAACCCTCTCACCACCGGACACAAAGAAAGTTAGACAACCAAATCCCACAGTACCCCTACCCTGACCCAGAGGAGCTCCGTGTGACTCTGCTTAAgggtctccatggcaaccatgAAGTCTGCTCCTCATTCCTCAACCTCACGGAGCCAAGTGCCATGCATGCAGTACGAAAAGGAGAG ATGCAGTGCTCTGCTACGGCCAAAGATGGCGCTGTGGAGGTGACAGTTTCAGGACTGAAACCCACAGACACAGATATCTATCGCTGTCAGATACACATCCTTTACCCACCACCATACCTGCAGCACAATGGCAATGGCACACTCATTCATGTACTAG ACGGTGCTGACTGTTCTGTGCCCAgtgctcagagacagaatttaCACCAGGGCgcggagggagaggaggatgagCCTTCAGAGCCAGTTAGTGTTGCTGTGGTTGGACTGGTGGTAGCGATCACGTGTGTCCTCGCCATCATCATCTACTTCCAG acACTCCAGTGTctaggaaggaggagggagatctTCAGAGCAGTACCCAGTGTGCAACATAAAGTGGACCCTGCCTCATTTCCTCATGAAATCATTGTATGA
- the cd28 gene encoding cytotoxic T-lymphocyte protein 4 isoform X1: MMILTHSMMEWIMLGVLSLCLPVWSTVKVMQPYSVVSTNGIAQIQCLTQPSHHRTQRKLDNQIPQYPYPDPEELRVTLLKGLHGNHEVCSSFLNLTEPSAMHAVRKGEMQCSATAKDGAVEVTVSGLKPTDTDIYRCQIHILYPPPYLQHNGNGTLIHVLDGADCSVPSAQRQNLHQGAEGEEDEPSEPVSVAVVGLVVAITCVLAIIIYFQTLQCLGRRREIFRAVPSVQHKVDPASFPHEIIV; this comes from the exons ATGATGATCCTGACTCACAGCATGATGGAATGGATTATGTTGGGTGTTCTCAgtctctgcctgcctgtgtggaGTA CTGTGAAGGTGATGCAGCCCTACAGTGTGGTGAGCACAAATGGTATAGCCCAGATCCAGTGCCTCACCCAACCCTCTCACCACCGGACACAAAGAAAGTTAGACAACCAAATCCCACAGTACCCCTACCCTGACCCAGAGGAGCTCCGTGTGACTCTGCTTAAgggtctccatggcaaccatgAAGTCTGCTCCTCATTCCTCAACCTCACGGAGCCAAGTGCCATGCATGCAGTACGAAAAGGAGAG ATGCAGTGCTCTGCTACGGCCAAAGATGGCGCTGTGGAGGTGACAGTTTCAGGACTGAAACCCACAGACACAGATATCTATCGCTGTCAGATACACATCCTTTACCCACCACCATACCTGCAGCACAATGGCAATGGCACACTCATTCATGTACTAG ACGGTGCTGACTGTTCTGTGCCCAgtgctcagagacagaatttaCACCAGGGCgcggagggagaggaggatgagCCTTCAGAGCCAGTTAGTGTTGCTGTGGTTGGACTGGTGGTAGCGATCACGTGTGTCCTCGCCATCATCATCTACTTCCAG acACTCCAGTGTctaggaaggaggagggagatctTCAGAGCAGTACCCAGTGTGCAACATAAAGTGGACCCTGCCTCATTTCCTCATGAAATCATTGTATGA